The Saccharomyces paradoxus chromosome VIII, complete sequence genome has a window encoding:
- the PIH1 gene encoding Pih1p (Component of the conserved R2TP complex (Rvb1-Rvb2-Tah1-Pih1)~similar to YHR034C): MADFLLRPIKQRHRNEDKYVTVEAAGGSVSKIEPIADFVIKTKLISGNGPEKLQDGRKVFINVCHSPLVPKPEIEFDARIVFPLIIQNEWEIPIITSCYRMDHDKKGQECYVWDCCINSDCSRWICEDIQLREILVEWCLESCEIRDSVVLCRDHIAFPKMKKKGAEIPALEILNDELQQDYKAKMHKIIEEEARDPMSILRGGNDDGDNNNNGDDGALPPLFPMESKTSGAKIEEIDESEIARTKEKKAPAAQKQQEDVPEYEVKMKRFNGAAYKLRILIEDKAQNSRPDQFSPSYYFAENVLYINDKLSLPLPNDIVANAADIKIFHIAKERRLYIYI; encoded by the coding sequence ATGGCCGATTTCCTATTGAGACCAATTAAGCAACGTCACAGGAATGAAGACAAGTACGTTACAGTGGAAGCTGCGGGCGGATCAGTGTCTAAGATCGAGCCCATCGCAGATTTCGTTATAAAGACAAAACTAATATCCGGTAATGGTCCCGAAAAGCTGCAAGACGGCAGGAAGGTGTTTATTAATGTCTGTCATTCCCCATTAGTGCCCAAACCTGAGATTGAGTTTGATGCGAGGATAGTATTCCCGCTCATCATCCAAAACGAATGGGAGATTCCTATCATCACATCTTGTTATCGCATGGATCATGACAAGAAGGGACAGGAGTGTTACGTGTGGGACTGCTGCATAAACAGCGACTGCTCGCGCTGGATATGTGAAGATATTCAACTGCGAGAGATACTGGTCGAGTGGTGCTTGGAATCATGCGAGATCCGGGATTCCGTGGTATTGTGCAGAGATCACATTGCATTCCccaaaatgaagaagaaaggtGCTGAGATTCCTGCGCTAGAGATACTGAATGACGAGTTGCAGCAAGATTACAAGGCAAAAATGCATAAAATCATAGAAGAGGAGGCTAGAGACCCGATGAGTATATTGAGAGGAGGGAACGATGATGgcgataataataacaatggcGATGATGGGGCACTACCACCATTATTCCCTATGGAGAGTAAGACCTCTGGAGCCAAGATAGAGGAGATCGACGAGAGCGAGATCGCTCGCACAAAGGAGAAGAAGGCGCCTGCAGCGCAAAAGCAGCAGGAGGACGTGCCAGAATACGAagtgaagatgaagaggtTCAATGGGGCAGCATACAAGCTACGAATCCTTATTGAGGACAAAGCTCAGAACTCGAGACCGGACCAGTTCTCTCCGAGCTACTACTTCGCGGAGAATGTGTTGTATATCAATGACAAGCTAAGTCTACCCTTGCCCAACGACATAGTCGCAAATGCAGCAGACATCAAGATTTTCCACATTGCTAAAGAACGCAGattgtatatatatatttaa